GGGACGTCGAGCGGGTGCTCGGCGAGTCGGGGTCCGCCCGCGAGGTGGTCCACGCGGTCGCGGCGGGCCACGACCTCGACTGCGTCGTGATCACCTGTGCCGACGGCAGCGCCGCCGCCCGCGTCGACAACGTGGTCCACGAGGTCGCGGCCGTCGAGGCCGACGTGGCGAACTCCGCCGGCGATCACGAGGCCTTCACGGGCGCCTTCCTCGCGGCGCGGCTCGACGACGAACCGGTCGCGGACGCGCTCGACCGCGGGGCCGCGGCCGCCGCGCTGGCCCGGACCCTCGAGGGACCGATCCCCGACGTCTCCGCCCGCGAGGTCCAGCGACTCGTCGACGAGCGGTCGTCGAGCGGGCGGTGACCTGCGCTGAGGTGCCCACCCGGATCGCGGACCGGAAGCAAGTGCGGGAGCCTTAACCGGGTCACGCTCCCATCCGTGACCAATGACTGTCATCGAGGGCGTCCACGAGGACCACGGCGCGGCCTTCCGCGAGGTCGGGGGCCGGCGCGTGGTCGACCACTACGGCAAGCCCGAGCGCGTCCACCGCGCGGTGCGCACCGTCGTCGGCGTGATCGAGATGGGCTACGGCGTCGTGACCGTCACCGGCGAGGACCGCGTCGACTTCGTCGACGATGCCGTCTCGAACCGCGTGCCGACGACCGACGGCGAGGGCGTCTACGCGCTCCTGCTGGATCCCGACGGCGCCGTCGAGACGGACATGTACGTCTACAACGCCGGCGAGCGACTGCTCCTGTTCGTGCCGCCGAACCGCGCCGACCCGCTGGTCGAGGACTGGCGCGGCAAGACCTTCGTCCAGGACGTCGAGATACGCGACGCCACCGACGAGTTCGCCGTCTTCGGCGTCCACGGCCCGCAGGCCACCGAGAAGATCGCGAGCGTCCTCAACCACGCGGCTTCGCCCGACGGGTCGCTCTCCTTCGTCCGCGGAACGATGGTCGACGCCGGCGTCACCGTGATCCGGGGCGACGGTCTCGCCGGCGAGGAGGGCTTCGAGGTGGTCTGTGCCGCCGACGTCGCCGAGGAGGTGTTCGACACGCTGGAGAACCGCGGGCTCAACGCCGCTCCCTTCGGGTACCGGACGTGGGAGGCGCTGACACTGGAGGCGGGGACGCCCCTGTTCGAGCCCGAGATCGAGGGCCGGATACCGAACGGTGTCGGCCTGCGCAACGCGGTGGACTTCGAGAAGGGCTGTTTCGTCGGCCAGGAGGTCGTCGCCCGGATCGAGAACCGCGGCCGCCCGCCCGAGCGGCTGGTCGGGCTCTCCTGCGAGGCCCTCCCCGCGGCCGGCGCGGCCGTTCTGGACGGCGACGCCGCCGTCGGCGAGGTCACCCGCGCCGTCGAGAGCCCGACGCTCGGTGAACCGATCGCGCTGGCCGCGGTCGATTACGACCCGCCGGCCGACCTGACCGTCGGAGTCGACGGCGACGCCGTGGCCGCCGAGCGGACCGCCCTCCCCTTCGTCGACGGGTCCGACGACTCCGCTCGCCGGCCGCGCTACCCCGACGACGCGGCGTGACGGTCCGCTGACTGCGGTCGCGACGCCCGCGGCGAATTCGTGACCCCGATCGACTGGATCGATCGGTGCCGGATAGTCACCGATCCGTGACCGCCAGAATTTAAATACCCAATATCTGGATCTAGTATCAACGCCGCCCTGCGGCACACGAAAAACATCGCTCCTCTACACATGGTACGTCGGCACGTCACCACCGAACGTCTCGTTCTCGTGGCTGTCACGCTGGTCGTCGCGAGCGGGCTCGCCGGGACCGCCTGGCTGGTCGCCGCCGACGGGGACGCGCCGGCCCGCCCCGCCGTCGACGCCGACGTGGCAGCACAGTACGACTCGATCGACGGCGTCGCGGCCAACCGGACGACGGTGATCGAGCGCAACGGAACGGTCGCCGGCGAGACGACCTATGCGGTGCGCCTGCGACCCGGGACGGGCGAGCGGCGCCTGGTCCTCCGGTCGGGCCCGCACCGGTACGACCGCCGCGTCTCGAACGGCTCGGTCCGCTGGCTGTACGACGCCGACGAGGGCACCGCGATCGTGATCCCCGACGGCGGCGTCCCGGAGCAGACGGTCCGCGGCGAGCGGACCGAGCGGCTGTTCGCCCGACTGAACGCGTCTGCGGGCGACGAGAGCGCACGTCCGCCCGTCGAACCGCTGCCGGTCGTCCCCGAATCGGGCGGCGCGGGATCGGTGCCCGCCCGGACCGACCTCGGTGTCAGCTACGCCGGTACGGAGGCCGTCGACGGCCGGCCGGCCCACGTCCTCCGGATCACGCCCCGCGAGGGCGTCGACGTCGACTACGAGCAGACGCTGTGGCTCGACGCCGAGCGGTTCTTCCCGCTGCGCCAGCGGACGGCGTGGACCGACGACGGCGAGCGGACCGTCCTGACGACGACCTACGCGGACGTCCGCTTCGATCCGGGGCTGTCCGACGACGCCTTCGAGCCCGCCGCCCCCGAGAACGCGACCGTCCGGCACCTGGAGACGCCCGAGACGCGGACCTTCCGGCGGGTCGACGACCTCCGGGCGGCGACGAACGTCTCGGTACCGGCACCGGACCTGCCGCCGTCGTACGCCCTTACCTACGCGACGGCGACCGAGGGGCGCGTCAGCGGAGTCAGTCTCCGGTACGCGAACGAGACGTCCTGGATCGGCGTCGCGAAGTACGACTACACCTACCGGAACCGGAACGACGGCGAGCGCGTCCGGATCGGCGACCGGAACGGGACGCTCGTCCGCGGGACGACCCACTCGCTGTCCTGGCAGTGCGACGCCTACCGCTACACCGTCCGCGGACGGGGCGTTCCACCCTCGCTGCTCGTCGAGGTCGGCCGGTCGGTCGGCTGTCCGGCCGACCGATAAGGCGGCGTCGACGGTCGGTGTCGCCGGTGTCGCTCTGCCACCCCCGACTTCTGGGTCAGAAGCCCGCCGCCACGGTTTATGATCGCCCCGCGCGCAGGACGAAGTGCAGCGGTCGTGATGCCACACCCCTCGCGACCCACTCCATCACGGTCCCCGCTGCCATCCCTGCCCGAGCCCCGCTGTCGCTTCGGGGTGTCTCCGTCTCCCCGGCCGACCGGGCGGTCCGCCCGTCGCGGGCGTCGTTCCTGGCCGACCGCCGGTCGGCCGGGGGACCCGGACTTCTCACCCGGAAGCCGACGGAACCATTTATTTCGTGACCCGCCGATGACTCGAACCGTGAGTGGGGACTCGGAGCTGGCCGCGCTCCTCGACGTGCTCAGCGACGACTACGCGCGGTCCATCCTCGCGGCGACGAGCGTGCGACCCATGTCGGCGAAGCAGATCGCCGAGGAGTGCGACATGTCCGGGCCGACTGTGTACCGCCGCGTCGAGCGGCTCCGGGAGCACGACCTCGTCGAGGAACAGACCCGCGTGCGAGTCGGCGGCAACGACTACAACACCTACGCGGCGAC
This genomic interval from Halomicrobium urmianum contains the following:
- the ygfZ gene encoding CAF17-like 4Fe-4S cluster assembly/insertion protein YgfZ, translated to MTVIEGVHEDHGAAFREVGGRRVVDHYGKPERVHRAVRTVVGVIEMGYGVVTVTGEDRVDFVDDAVSNRVPTTDGEGVYALLLDPDGAVETDMYVYNAGERLLLFVPPNRADPLVEDWRGKTFVQDVEIRDATDEFAVFGVHGPQATEKIASVLNHAASPDGSLSFVRGTMVDAGVTVIRGDGLAGEEGFEVVCAADVAEEVFDTLENRGLNAAPFGYRTWEALTLEAGTPLFEPEIEGRIPNGVGLRNAVDFEKGCFVGQEVVARIENRGRPPERLVGLSCEALPAAGAAVLDGDAAVGEVTRAVESPTLGEPIALAAVDYDPPADLTVGVDGDAVAAERTALPFVDGSDDSARRPRYPDDAA
- a CDS encoding LolA family protein, translated to MAVTLVVASGLAGTAWLVAADGDAPARPAVDADVAAQYDSIDGVAANRTTVIERNGTVAGETTYAVRLRPGTGERRLVLRSGPHRYDRRVSNGSVRWLYDADEGTAIVIPDGGVPEQTVRGERTERLFARLNASAGDESARPPVEPLPVVPESGGAGSVPARTDLGVSYAGTEAVDGRPAHVLRITPREGVDVDYEQTLWLDAERFFPLRQRTAWTDDGERTVLTTTYADVRFDPGLSDDAFEPAAPENATVRHLETPETRTFRRVDDLRAATNVSVPAPDLPPSYALTYATATEGRVSGVSLRYANETSWIGVAKYDYTYRNRNDGERVRIGDRNGTLVRGTTHSLSWQCDAYRYTVRGRGVPPSLLVEVGRSVGCPADR
- a CDS encoding ArsR/SmtB family transcription factor → MSGDSELAALLDVLSDDYARSILAATSVRPMSAKQIAEECDMSGPTVYRRVERLREHDLVEEQTRVRVGGNDYNTYAATLSEFSLQLDEGSFEATLEAAPPPEFPGQHEDDAADRFTKMWEHL